Proteins co-encoded in one Coxiella burnetii genomic window:
- a CDS encoding FmdB family zinc ribbon protein — protein sequence MPIYEYQCEKCGEQTEVIQKINDSPVIDCPTCHEPALKRLISPAGFKLEGTGWYVTDFRDKDNKPKPEAASKPEKSKEPKKEVTTKNQESE from the coding sequence ATGCCAATTTACGAATATCAATGCGAAAAATGCGGCGAGCAAACGGAGGTTATTCAAAAAATTAATGACTCGCCAGTGATTGACTGCCCGACCTGTCATGAACCTGCCTTGAAACGTCTCATCTCTCCGGCTGGCTTCAAATTGGAGGGCACCGGGTGGTATGTAACGGATTTTCGTGATAAAGATAATAAACCGAAACCCGAGGCGGCTTCGAAGCCTGAAAAAAGTAAGGAACCTAAAAAAGAGGTCACCACGAAAAACCAAGAAAGCGAATGA
- a CDS encoding DUF502 domain-containing protein, with product MKSKSKGRYFIRRYLIAGLLVWLPIWVTFIVIRFLVDLLDGTLKLLPYHYRPEQLFGHKIPGLGLVFTIIIIFLTGLLVTNFVGRYLIGWWERILARIPLVRSIYTAVKQVTHAFVQPQGQSFRKVVLIEYPRKGLWSIAFVTSNNFQGLPFEDDALAVFVPTTPNPTSGFLMVTPKKDVIDLPVTIEEAFRMIISLGVVTPTTKPPVR from the coding sequence ATGAAAAGCAAAAGTAAAGGTAGGTATTTTATCCGGCGTTACCTTATCGCTGGTCTGCTCGTTTGGCTGCCGATTTGGGTGACGTTTATTGTTATTCGCTTTCTTGTTGATCTTCTCGATGGGACGCTGAAACTGCTGCCGTATCACTATCGACCCGAACAACTGTTTGGCCACAAAATACCTGGCCTGGGGCTGGTTTTCACAATCATCATTATTTTTCTGACCGGTCTTTTGGTTACCAATTTTGTGGGCCGTTACCTAATCGGTTGGTGGGAACGCATTCTCGCTCGTATCCCGCTGGTGCGCAGCATCTATACCGCTGTTAAACAAGTTACCCATGCCTTTGTTCAACCCCAAGGACAATCGTTTCGTAAGGTTGTCCTTATTGAATATCCCCGCAAAGGACTTTGGAGTATTGCTTTTGTGACTTCCAATAATTTCCAAGGGCTCCCCTTCGAAGACGACGCCTTGGCCGTATTTGTGCCCACCACTCCTAATCCGACCTCGGGTTTTCTTATGGTCACCCCCAAAAAAGATGTCATTGACCTCCCGGTCACGATCGAAGAAGCTTTCAGGATGATCATCTCGCTTGGGGTAGTAACCCCAACAACCAAACCGCCAGTGCGCTAG